From one Conexibacter woesei Iso977N genomic stretch:
- a CDS encoding EAL domain-containing protein, giving the protein MPPTPPQRRPVVPIIAAALALLYVAGRLLPSLGHDGHLAVRWQGAIALYFVAAAMCLVRARRVPKDRLAWALIGVGIACYALGSIANVISSRPSTDPPALAFAGWFGFFIAFYPALVALLRARLRPFSLPFFLDGVLGGIALATVAAALVGDGLHHIATGETIAGLALPVADLVLLSITLWACAMTGWRGPAWRTLALGMAIMAFGDIVQDVEIARGSYEELSWLTATFPLAMLAIGAAAWQRPPRAQRMRVDTVAVLALPLGCLVATVLALALTGPGDTIVVVLGLTGMAVATIRGLLTFGELGKLHEARRFASGFEEAGIGMAFVSVPDLRWRRMNATLVGILGGSAEDYVDHPISEIVHPDEANTSRANLERLRAGDVPPPYVRRIVRKDGIVADLEMSSVLVDDDDGTPIIFSQIKDITVPRRTARHSAALAELTRVALEQRETGDLIDAVCALLRGGVPAADVQLRPASLPLDDAGGPGRAISAPLRPHHGLPALLVATRTPEQPAFIEAHEAFMEAAANVLGTALDRAAIEEELRTQALEDPLTGLANRSYLAAHVEQAIGSAERSEDHISLLLLDLDRFKNVNDTLGHGAGDELLCAVADRLRSTIRRGDLAARLGGDEFVVVCAGAGGAPHEVAALSRRLLDAVAAPYVVDGRELHISASAGLVFADGGDVTAESLLRDADVAMYRAKEHGGARYEVFDAGLRARVVHRLTVESELRRALERHELSLRVQPVVDLHRDHVAGFEALVRWEHPERGTVAPAEFIGVAEETGLIVPIGRWVLAEALRWLGELQAAAQRPLRMSVNLSGRQIAPGLADEVRAALEHAGVDPRALTLEVTETLLVEGPGAVEVLDGIRRLGVAIAIDDFGTGWSSLGALQRHPVDVLKLDRSLVAPAGADESAAALARAVVEMAQALGLDVVAEGIEDDAQWAAMRALGCPHGQGFHFSPPVDLPAALELLAPRARAAGARAS; this is encoded by the coding sequence GTCGACCGACCCGCCGGCGCTGGCCTTCGCCGGCTGGTTCGGGTTCTTCATCGCCTTCTACCCCGCGCTCGTCGCGCTGCTGCGCGCGCGCCTGCGGCCGTTCTCGCTGCCGTTCTTCCTCGACGGCGTGCTCGGCGGCATCGCGCTGGCGACCGTCGCCGCCGCGCTCGTCGGCGACGGCCTGCACCACATCGCGACCGGCGAGACGATCGCCGGCCTCGCGCTCCCGGTCGCCGACCTCGTCCTGCTCAGCATCACGCTGTGGGCGTGCGCGATGACCGGCTGGCGCGGCCCGGCCTGGCGGACGCTGGCGCTGGGCATGGCGATCATGGCCTTCGGCGACATCGTCCAGGACGTCGAGATCGCGCGCGGGAGCTACGAGGAGCTGTCGTGGCTGACCGCGACGTTCCCGCTGGCGATGCTCGCCATCGGCGCCGCCGCCTGGCAGCGCCCGCCGCGCGCGCAGAGGATGCGCGTCGACACCGTCGCGGTCCTCGCGCTGCCGCTCGGCTGCCTGGTGGCGACCGTCCTGGCGCTCGCGCTGACCGGCCCCGGCGACACCATCGTCGTCGTGCTCGGTCTGACCGGGATGGCCGTCGCGACGATCCGCGGCCTGCTCACCTTCGGCGAGCTGGGCAAGCTCCACGAGGCGCGGCGGTTCGCGTCCGGCTTCGAGGAGGCGGGCATCGGCATGGCCTTCGTGTCGGTCCCGGACCTGCGCTGGCGGCGGATGAACGCGACGCTCGTCGGGATCCTCGGCGGCAGCGCCGAGGACTACGTCGACCACCCGATCTCCGAGATCGTCCACCCCGACGAGGCCAACACGTCGCGCGCGAACCTGGAGCGCCTGCGCGCCGGCGACGTCCCGCCGCCCTACGTGCGCCGGATCGTGCGCAAGGACGGCATCGTCGCCGACCTCGAGATGTCCTCCGTGCTGGTCGACGACGACGACGGCACGCCGATCATCTTCAGCCAGATCAAGGACATCACGGTGCCGCGCCGGACCGCGCGCCACTCGGCCGCGCTGGCCGAGCTGACGCGCGTGGCGCTGGAGCAGCGCGAGACCGGCGACCTCATCGACGCGGTCTGCGCGCTGCTGCGCGGCGGCGTCCCGGCCGCCGACGTCCAGCTGCGCCCGGCCTCGCTGCCGCTCGACGACGCGGGCGGCCCGGGCCGCGCGATCAGCGCGCCGCTGCGCCCCCACCACGGCCTCCCGGCGCTGCTGGTCGCCACGCGCACGCCCGAGCAACCGGCGTTCATCGAGGCCCACGAGGCGTTCATGGAGGCGGCGGCCAACGTCCTCGGCACCGCCCTGGACCGCGCCGCGATCGAGGAGGAGCTGCGCACGCAGGCGCTCGAGGACCCGCTCACCGGCCTCGCCAACCGCTCCTACCTCGCCGCCCACGTCGAGCAGGCGATCGGGAGCGCGGAGCGCTCCGAGGACCACATCTCGCTGCTGCTGCTCGACCTCGACCGCTTCAAGAACGTCAACGACACGCTCGGCCACGGCGCGGGCGATGAGCTTTTGTGCGCGGTCGCGGATCGCCTGCGCTCGACGATCCGCCGCGGTGACCTCGCCGCGCGCCTCGGCGGCGACGAGTTCGTCGTCGTCTGCGCGGGCGCGGGCGGCGCGCCGCACGAGGTCGCCGCGCTCTCGCGCCGCCTGCTCGACGCGGTCGCCGCGCCCTACGTGGTCGACGGGCGCGAGCTGCACATCTCCGCCTCGGCCGGGCTCGTGTTCGCCGACGGCGGCGACGTCACCGCCGAGTCGCTGCTGCGCGACGCCGACGTCGCGATGTACCGCGCCAAGGAGCACGGCGGCGCCCGCTACGAGGTCTTCGACGCCGGCCTGCGCGCCCGCGTCGTGCACCGCCTGACCGTCGAGTCCGAGCTGCGCCGCGCACTGGAGCGCCACGAGCTGTCGCTGCGCGTGCAGCCGGTCGTCGACCTGCATCGCGACCACGTCGCGGGCTTCGAGGCGCTCGTGCGCTGGGAGCATCCGGAGCGCGGGACCGTCGCGCCCGCCGAGTTCATCGGCGTCGCCGAGGAGACCGGGCTGATCGTCCCGATCGGCCGCTGGGTCCTGGCCGAGGCGCTGCGCTGGCTGGGCGAGCTGCAGGCCGCGGCGCAGCGGCCGCTGCGCATGAGCGTCAACCTCAGCGGGCGCCAGATCGCGCCGGGGCTGGCCGACGAGGTCCGTGCGGCGCTGGAGCACGCGGGCGTCGACCCGCGCGCGCTGACGCTCGAGGTCACCGAGACGCTGCTGGTCGAGGGCCCGGGCGCGGTCGAGGTGCTCGACGGCATCCGCCGCCTCGGCGTCGCGATCGCGATCGACGACTTCGGGACCGGCTGGTCCTCGCTCGGCGCGCTGCAGCGCCACCCGGTCGACGTGCTCAAGCTCGACCGCTCGCTGGTCGCGCCCGCGGGCGCCGACGAGTCGGCCGCCGCGCTGGCCCGCGCCGTCGTCGAGATGGCCCAGGCGCTTGGCCTGGACGTCGTCGCCGAGGGCATCGAGGACGACGCGCAGTGGGCGGCCATGCGGGCGCTCGGCTGCCCGCACGGCCAGGGCTTCCACTTCTCGCCGCCGGTCGACCTCCCGGCGGCGCTGGAGCTGCTGGCGCCTAGAGCCCGAGCTGCTGGCGCACGAGCTTCGTGA